A stretch of [Clostridium] scindens DNA encodes these proteins:
- the hisZ gene encoding ATP phosphoribosyltransferase regulatory subunit: MKKLLHTPEGVRDIYNVECGKKLALEGRIKKVFHLYGYHDIQTPTFEYFDVFRKEIGTVPSNELYKFFDKDGNTLALRPDITPSIARAAATLFQDEELPIRLCYTGSTFVNHSNYQGRLRETTQMGAELMGDDSVEADAEMLALVIESMLTIGLKEFQLSVGNVDFFQSLIEDACLDEEAELRVRELINNRNYFGVEEFLDSIQVKRSSKEAFSALNELVGGIDILAQAKNIAPNSKGVMAVKRLEKIYDTLKLYGVEKFVTFDLSMSGTYGYYTGIIFRGYTFGTGDAIVKGGRYDHLLEKFGKESASIGFVIVIDELMNALIRQKVRIVYTRKNTLILYDEGKQREAIALAKDFRRKAKNTELIKKSKGKLLEEYVEYGKEYYAGNLIYIKKSGEITMINLVTGEHKIVNSTDRS; this comes from the coding sequence ATGAAGAAATTATTACATACTCCGGAAGGAGTCAGAGATATATATAATGTAGAATGTGGGAAAAAACTAGCATTGGAAGGACGTATCAAAAAGGTATTCCACTTATATGGGTATCATGATATCCAGACGCCTACGTTTGAATATTTTGATGTGTTCCGCAAAGAGATTGGAACCGTTCCTTCCAACGAGCTGTATAAATTTTTCGATAAAGACGGGAATACGCTGGCCCTCAGGCCGGATATCACCCCGTCCATAGCCCGTGCGGCGGCCACGCTGTTTCAGGATGAGGAACTGCCAATCCGGCTTTGCTATACCGGCAGCACCTTCGTCAACCATTCCAACTATCAGGGACGTCTGCGGGAAACCACCCAGATGGGCGCGGAACTGATGGGAGACGATTCCGTGGAGGCGGATGCGGAGATGCTGGCGCTGGTGATCGAGTCTATGCTGACCATCGGCCTTAAGGAATTCCAGTTAAGCGTAGGCAATGTAGACTTTTTCCAGAGCCTGATAGAGGATGCCTGCCTGGATGAGGAGGCGGAACTGCGCGTACGGGAATTGATCAATAACCGGAATTATTTTGGCGTGGAAGAGTTCCTGGACAGCATTCAGGTAAAGAGAAGCTCCAAGGAAGCGTTTTCGGCCTTGAATGAATTGGTAGGCGGGATCGATATCCTGGCGCAGGCGAAGAACATCGCGCCGAATTCCAAGGGCGTGATGGCAGTAAAAAGGCTGGAAAAGATCTATGATACCTTGAAACTCTATGGCGTGGAGAAATTCGTGACCTTCGACTTAAGCATGAGCGGAACCTACGGATACTATACCGGCATTATCTTCCGGGGCTATACCTTTGGCACCGGGGATGCCATCGTCAAGGGAGGCCGCTATGACCATCTGCTTGAGAAGTTCGGCAAGGAATCCGCATCCATCGGCTTTGTCATCGTGATCGATGAACTGATGAACGCCCTGATCCGTCAGAAGGTTCGCATCGTTTATACCAGGAAGAATACGCTGATCCTCTATGATGAGGGAAAGCAGCGGGAAGCCATTGCCCTTGCCAAAGATTTTCGCCGGAAGGCTAAGAATACGGAACTGATCAAGAAATCCAAAGGCAAGCTGCTGGAGGAGTATGTAGAATATGGAAAAGAATACTATGCCGGAAACCTGATTTATATAAAGAAATCTGGCGAGATCACCATGATTAATCTGGTCACCGGAGAGCATAAGATCGTGAATAGCACAGATAGGAGTTAG
- the hisG gene encoding ATP phosphoribosyltransferase, whose amino-acid sequence MRYLTFALGKGRLANQTLELFEKIGITCEEMKDKESRKLIFTNEELKLRFFLAKGPDVPTYVEYGAADIGVVGKDTILEEGRKVHEVLDLGYGKCKMCVCGHKEAAPLLQHHELIRVATKYPNIAKDYFYNTKHQTVEIIKLNGSIELAPIVGLSEVIVDIVETGSTLKENGLEVLEEVCPLSARMIVNPVSMRMESERIKSLLTRLRAQIAI is encoded by the coding sequence ATGAGATACTTGACATTTGCTTTGGGAAAAGGACGTCTGGCGAACCAGACGCTGGAACTGTTTGAAAAAATCGGTATTACCTGCGAGGAGATGAAGGATAAGGAGTCCCGGAAGCTGATCTTCACCAATGAGGAACTGAAGCTTCGCTTCTTCCTCGCGAAGGGGCCGGATGTGCCCACTTATGTCGAATACGGCGCTGCCGATATCGGCGTGGTAGGGAAGGACACGATTCTGGAAGAGGGCCGCAAGGTTCATGAAGTTCTGGATCTGGGATATGGAAAATGCAAGATGTGCGTCTGCGGGCATAAGGAGGCAGCGCCGCTTCTGCAGCATCATGAATTGATCCGGGTAGCCACCAAATATCCGAATATCGCGAAGGATTATTTCTATAATACCAAGCATCAGACCGTGGAGATCATCAAGCTGAACGGCTCCATCGAGCTGGCGCCCATCGTGGGGCTGTCGGAAGTGATCGTGGATATTGTGGAGACAGGCTCCACGTTGAAGGAAAATGGTCTGGAGGTACTGGAAGAAGTGTGCCCGCTATCTGCAAGGATGATCGTCAATCCGGTGAGCATGCGTATGGAAAGCGAGCGGATCAAATCCCTTCTTACCAGATTGCGCGCGCAGATCGCGATATAA
- the rfbD gene encoding dTDP-4-dehydrorhamnose reductase, which produces MIKIWIVGSSGQIGTAINEVLNPLEVEVFNTDKDELDITETDEVLNFGEINRPDVIINCAAVTDTEVCEREPELAYRVNALGARNLSIVARKVGAKMVQLSTDDVFDGMSKTPYSEFDDTNPRTVYGRSKRAGENYVKEFTHKHFIIRSNWVYGRGNNFVTKVLDAAEAGRTLAVASDQFGSPTSAKDLARIILYLIRTNEYGTYHVTCKGVCSRFEFAQEILRFSGKEGSLKAVPTSESDLSSERPAYAVLDNFILRIIDVYEMPEWKRSLEEYMKERKEG; this is translated from the coding sequence ATGATCAAAATCTGGATAGTCGGTTCCTCCGGACAGATAGGAACTGCGATTAATGAAGTCCTGAATCCATTAGAAGTAGAAGTGTTCAACACGGACAAGGACGAACTGGATATAACAGAAACGGACGAGGTGCTGAATTTTGGCGAGATCAACCGTCCGGATGTTATTATTAACTGTGCGGCGGTCACGGACACGGAAGTATGCGAGAGGGAGCCAGAACTGGCTTACCGTGTCAATGCGCTGGGCGCGCGCAACTTAAGCATCGTGGCGCGCAAAGTAGGGGCTAAGATGGTCCAGCTGTCTACCGACGACGTATTTGACGGGATGAGCAAGACTCCCTACAGCGAGTTTGACGATACCAATCCAAGGACAGTGTACGGCCGCTCTAAAAGAGCAGGGGAGAACTATGTAAAAGAGTTTACCCATAAGCACTTCATCATCAGGAGCAACTGGGTCTATGGACGAGGGAATAATTTCGTCACAAAAGTACTTGATGCAGCGGAAGCAGGAAGGACGCTTGCAGTGGCATCCGACCAGTTTGGCTCGCCGACCAGCGCAAAGGATCTGGCAAGAATTATCCTGTATCTGATCCGGACCAATGAGTATGGCACTTACCACGTCACCTGCAAGGGCGTGTGCAGCCGCTTTGAATTCGCCCAGGAGATTCTGAGATTTTCCGGCAAGGAAGGCAGCCTTAAGGCAGTGCCGACCAGCGAATCGGATCTATCTTCCGAAAGGCCTGCCTACGCGGTGCTTGACAACTTCATCCTGCGGATCATCGATGTGTACGAGATGCCGGAATGGAAGCGTTCACTGGAAGAATATATGAAGGAAAGAAAGGAGGGCTAG
- a CDS encoding Holliday junction resolvase RecU — MGTWNSRGLRGSTLEEMVNRTNEWYLEKGLALMQKIPTPITPVKMDKEHRQITLAYFDQRSTIDYIGAVQGIPACFDAKECVAETFPLQNIHEHQVTFMEEFEKQGGIAFILIYYTSRNILYYMRFEELHRFWMRAKEGGRKSFRFDELDSRFFLEFMRGCYVPYLDAMNLDLELREELDKE, encoded by the coding sequence ATGGGAACATGGAATTCAAGAGGCCTTAGAGGTTCAACATTAGAAGAGATGGTCAACCGGACCAATGAATGGTATCTGGAAAAAGGGCTTGCCCTGATGCAGAAGATACCGACGCCCATCACTCCGGTAAAGATGGACAAGGAGCACAGGCAGATTACGCTGGCCTACTTCGACCAGAGGAGCACCATCGACTATATTGGCGCCGTTCAGGGGATACCGGCATGCTTTGACGCCAAGGAATGCGTGGCGGAGACATTTCCGCTTCAGAATATTCATGAACATCAGGTGACGTTCATGGAGGAATTCGAGAAGCAGGGAGGAATCGCCTTTATCCTGATCTACTATACATCCAGGAATATTCTGTACTATATGCGGTTCGAGGAACTCCACAGATTCTGGATGCGGGCAAAAGAAGGCGGCAGAAAAAGCTTCCGGTTCGACGAGCTGGACTCCAGATTCTTCCTGGAATTTATGAGGGGCTGCTACGTCCCCTATCTGGACGCTATGAATCTGGATCTGGAGTTGCGGGAGGAACTTGACAAAGAGTAG
- the hisB gene encoding imidazoleglycerol-phosphate dehydratase HisB, whose translation MNRTASCTRTTKETDIALTLNLDGTGKTQIDTGVGFFDHMLDGFARHGLFDLTVKVKGDLDVDCHHTIEDTGIVLGQAILEAIGDKAGIRRYGHFMLPMDETLALCAVDLSGRPYLRFQSEFTAERIGDMDTEMIKEFFYAVSYSAKMNIHLRILDGENSHHMAEALFKSFGKALDMATLPEPRIQEAWTTKGSL comes from the coding sequence ATGAATAGAACAGCCAGTTGTACAAGAACTACGAAAGAGACGGATATTGCTCTTACGCTGAATCTGGATGGCACGGGAAAGACGCAGATCGACACAGGAGTTGGATTTTTTGATCACATGCTGGATGGATTTGCCAGGCATGGATTATTCGATCTGACGGTGAAGGTTAAGGGAGATCTGGACGTGGACTGCCATCATACCATAGAAGATACAGGGATCGTCCTGGGACAGGCAATCCTTGAGGCCATCGGCGACAAGGCGGGAATCCGGCGCTATGGGCATTTCATGCTGCCGATGGATGAGACGCTGGCCTTATGCGCCGTGGATCTCTCGGGAAGGCCCTATCTCAGGTTCCAATCTGAGTTTACAGCAGAGCGTATCGGCGATATGGATACGGAGATGATCAAAGAATTCTTCTATGCAGTGTCCTACAGCGCGAAGATGAATATCCATCTTCGCATTCTGGATGGGGAGAATAGCCATCACATGGCAGAGGCGCTGTTTAAGAGTTTTGGAAAAGCACTGGACATGGCAACGCTACCTGAGCCAAGGATTCAGGAAGCATGGACTACAAAAGGGAGCCTATAA
- the hisIE gene encoding bifunctional phosphoribosyl-AMP cyclohydrolase/phosphoribosyl-ATP diphosphatase HisIE, with the protein MSYKRLIPCIFIAGGKAVKWFDDDTVMTDDVVGLAKYYSDHGADELLVFDLSDSDEEHDEAIDLMKRMNRMIRIPMVAGGNIRRQEDIKKILYAGAKRAMLNFSKPDSVKLIEDAAKRFGKEKIAVSLNDFDALFKHQHLINDYSSEIIFMHRLDLNSVMNVTEVPCVIVTDTMEEPELFKILKCPGVKGLSGKFVSQTDMDFVEFKEKCGQEEIKMTSFESMMEFSQFKTNEQGLIPVVVQHYKTQEVLMLAYMNEEAFYKTIKTGKMTYYSRSRQQLWTKGETSGHFQYVKSLTIDCDYDTLLAKVDQIGAACHTGNPTCFFQPLVGNDYDETNPLQVFEAVYDTIVDRRENPKEGSYTNYLFDKGIDKILKKVGEEATEIVIAAKNPNPEEVKYEMADFLYHAMVLMVEKGISWEDIIKELADR; encoded by the coding sequence ATGAGTTATAAAAGATTGATTCCCTGCATATTCATTGCAGGCGGCAAAGCGGTAAAATGGTTCGACGACGATACGGTAATGACAGATGACGTCGTCGGGCTTGCAAAATATTACAGCGACCACGGGGCTGACGAACTGCTGGTCTTCGACCTCTCTGATTCGGACGAGGAGCATGACGAGGCGATAGACCTGATGAAGCGGATGAACCGCATGATACGGATTCCCATGGTTGCAGGCGGAAATATCAGAAGGCAGGAAGATATTAAGAAGATTCTGTATGCAGGTGCCAAGCGCGCCATGCTGAATTTCTCCAAGCCGGACAGCGTGAAGCTGATCGAGGATGCCGCGAAGCGCTTCGGAAAGGAGAAAATAGCGGTGTCCTTGAATGACTTTGACGCGCTGTTCAAGCATCAGCACCTGATCAATGACTATAGCAGCGAGATCATATTCATGCATCGCCTGGATCTCAATTCTGTTATGAATGTGACGGAGGTGCCCTGCGTGATCGTAACCGACACTATGGAGGAGCCGGAACTGTTCAAGATATTGAAATGCCCGGGAGTCAAAGGCCTCTCTGGAAAGTTTGTCAGCCAGACGGATATGGATTTCGTGGAATTCAAGGAAAAATGCGGCCAGGAGGAGATTAAGATGACATCTTTTGAAAGCATGATGGAATTCTCCCAGTTCAAGACGAATGAGCAGGGGCTGATCCCGGTGGTCGTACAGCACTATAAGACCCAGGAAGTCCTGATGCTGGCATATATGAACGAGGAGGCTTTCTATAAAACCATTAAAACGGGAAAGATGACCTACTATAGCCGCAGCAGGCAGCAACTGTGGACCAAGGGGGAGACCAGCGGACATTTCCAGTATGTCAAGTCCCTGACCATCGACTGCGACTACGACACCTTGCTTGCAAAAGTGGACCAGATCGGGGCGGCTTGTCATACAGGCAATCCTACCTGCTTTTTCCAGCCGCTGGTAGGCAACGATTATGACGAGACCAATCCTCTCCAAGTGTTTGAAGCGGTGTACGACACGATCGTAGACCGGAGGGAGAACCCAAAAGAGGGCTCCTATACCAACTACCTGTTTGACAAGGGAATCGACAAGATATTGAAGAAGGTGGGAGAAGAAGCCACTGAGATAGTGATCGCTGCCAAGAACCCGAATCCGGAAGAGGTAAAATACGAGATGGCCGATTTCCTGTACCATGCTATGGTGCTAATGGTTGAAAAGGGCATCAGTTGGGAAGATATCATAAAAGAACTGGCGGACCGTTAG
- the hisD gene encoding histidinol dehydrogenase — MRIQRLDANTRQNLLEDLLKRSPNNYGEYEKGVAEILARVKREKDEAVFDYTRKFDQAVISAANIKVTEDEIKEAYELADPALVEIIRKALKNIEAYHEKQRQYSWFDSKPDGTMLGQKVTPLKRVGVYVPGGKAVYPSSVLMNIMPAKVAGVEEIIMVTPPDKDGKVTPNTLVAAHEAGATAIYKVGGAQAIGALAYGTQSIPKVDKIVGPGNIYVALAKKAVYGHVSIDAIAGPSEILVIADESANPRYVAADLLSQAEHDELASAILVTTSEELAEQVSDQVDAFLKELPRSGIISKSLDNYGYILIADSMEDAIETANEIASEHLEIQTKDPYDVMTKIRNAGAIFIGEYSSEPLGDYFAGPNHVLPTNGTAKFFSPLSVDDFIKKSSIIAYSRNALEAIHEDIEDFAKAEQLTAHANSIKVRFE; from the coding sequence ATGAGAATACAACGTTTAGATGCGAATACAAGACAAAATCTTCTGGAAGACCTGCTGAAGAGAAGCCCCAACAATTATGGGGAGTACGAAAAAGGAGTAGCAGAGATCCTCGCGCGCGTCAAAAGAGAAAAGGACGAGGCGGTCTTTGACTATACGCGTAAGTTTGACCAGGCAGTCATCAGCGCCGCGAATATCAAGGTAACGGAAGATGAGATAAAGGAAGCCTATGAACTGGCTGACCCGGCACTGGTGGAGATTATCCGAAAGGCCCTCAAGAATATAGAGGCTTACCATGAGAAGCAGAGGCAGTACAGCTGGTTTGACAGCAAGCCGGACGGGACCATGCTGGGACAGAAGGTAACGCCGCTTAAGCGGGTAGGCGTATACGTGCCGGGCGGAAAAGCAGTATACCCATCCTCCGTGCTGATGAACATCATGCCTGCGAAAGTGGCAGGCGTAGAAGAGATTATTATGGTGACGCCGCCGGATAAGGACGGGAAAGTCACCCCGAATACCCTGGTCGCCGCCCATGAGGCAGGCGCTACTGCCATCTACAAGGTGGGCGGAGCCCAGGCAATCGGCGCGCTGGCGTATGGAACCCAGAGCATTCCGAAGGTGGACAAGATCGTTGGCCCGGGCAATATCTATGTGGCTCTGGCGAAAAAAGCCGTGTATGGCCACGTAAGCATTGACGCCATTGCAGGCCCAAGCGAGATCCTGGTGATCGCGGATGAATCTGCCAATCCCAGATATGTGGCGGCGGATCTTCTGTCGCAGGCAGAGCACGATGAGCTGGCTTCCGCGATCCTGGTAACCACAAGCGAGGAACTGGCAGAACAGGTATCGGACCAGGTTGACGCATTCTTAAAAGAACTGCCAAGAAGCGGGATTATCAGCAAGTCTCTTGACAATTACGGCTACATATTGATCGCGGATTCCATGGAGGACGCCATTGAGACCGCAAACGAGATCGCGTCCGAGCACCTGGAGATACAGACGAAGGATCCTTATGACGTGATGACAAAGATCCGCAATGCAGGCGCTATCTTTATCGGCGAATATTCCAGCGAGCCGCTGGGAGACTATTTTGCCGGACCAAACCATGTACTGCCGACCAATGGCACGGCCAAGTTCTTCTCGCCGCTGTCGGTGGATGATTTTATCAAGAAATCAAGCATCATTGCATACTCCAGAAACGCGCTGGAGGCAATCCATGAGGATATCGAGGACTTTGCGAAGGCGGAGCAGCTGACTGCCCACGCTAATTCCATCAAAGTCCGCTTTGAATAG